Proteins from a genomic interval of Youhaiella tibetensis:
- a CDS encoding DUF2259 domain-containing protein — protein MRRHGARKGSVRPAILLSWIGALLAALLVVTPTTAGDRALIDFLGYSADGDHFAFEEYGIQDGSGFAYSIIYIVQLSSDSWVKGTPYRVQAPEDKPDMPLAQVRAEARQRAQADLESLHIDNPAQILALIGDGAVEEDGTTLAFAEPACCGIATVSEATQTLRLENFPVAEAGFDCVALTGDKPLGYALALDKDGTVSELHRDGQKLPMSRGCPMGYRLFAVLQPFNQSAHRVAIVSTFPFGFEGPSRRFLAVPLGD, from the coding sequence ATGAGACGGCACGGGGCGCGAAAGGGTTCGGTTCGACCGGCCATTCTGCTTAGCTGGATCGGCGCATTGCTGGCGGCGTTGCTGGTGGTGACGCCCACGACAGCCGGCGATCGCGCCCTCATAGACTTCCTGGGCTATTCGGCGGATGGCGACCATTTCGCCTTCGAGGAATACGGCATCCAGGATGGCTCGGGTTTCGCCTATTCGATCATCTATATCGTCCAGCTTTCGAGCGACAGCTGGGTCAAGGGCACGCCCTACCGGGTGCAGGCGCCCGAGGACAAACCCGACATGCCGCTCGCCCAGGTGCGCGCGGAGGCCCGCCAGCGCGCCCAGGCCGACCTTGAGAGCCTTCACATCGACAATCCTGCCCAGATTCTTGCCCTGATCGGGGACGGGGCGGTTGAGGAGGACGGCACGACGCTCGCCTTCGCTGAGCCTGCCTGCTGCGGCATTGCCACGGTGAGCGAGGCGACCCAGACGCTGCGGCTCGAGAACTTTCCTGTGGCCGAGGCGGGATTTGACTGCGTGGCGCTGACCGGCGACAAGCCGCTCGGATACGCCCTGGCGCTCGACAAGGACGGGACGGTAAGCGAACTCCATCGCGACGGGCAGAAGCTGCCCATGTCGCGCGGGTGCCCGATGGGTTACCGGCTGTTCGCCGTGCTGCAGCCCTTCAACCAGAGCGCGCATCGGGTGGCCATCGTTTCCACCTTCCCGTTCGGCTTCGAAGGCCCGAGCCGCAGGTTCCTGGCTGTACCACTTGGCGACTGA